The following proteins are co-located in the Lentibacillus sp. JNUCC-1 genome:
- a CDS encoding glycosyltransferase family 1 protein, with protein sequence MSEPLRILHVVVNMNRGGAETLIMNLYRHMDRRKVQFDFLTCKEGVYDEEIKSLGGVVHRMPYVTEAGHRGYMRSLKQFFVAHHYQVVHAHMDRMSGLVIREAKKAAVPIRIVHSHNTASEGGFLSKGYKYYAGRSIKTDHTHLYACSQAAADWLFQKDASQAHILKNGIDIDTFLFNESSRRQIRTALNIPDNAFVLGHVGRFNKQKNHDGLIEIFAEVHQQLPHAILLLAGDGVLKKKIQSRVNALGLNNHVRFLGVRENIPELLHAFDLFVFPSLHEGLPVTLIEAQAAGLPCLISDTITSEVDLNLHLVHYLPLSDHAAWSDAIQLLSYRTQARLISGEALKQHGYDIKQTAADLQDAYLSYGSEDHEAAHNIHAYV encoded by the coding sequence GTGAGCGAACCATTAAGGATCCTGCATGTTGTCGTCAATATGAACAGAGGCGGTGCAGAAACATTGATCATGAATCTGTATCGGCATATGGACCGACGAAAAGTGCAATTTGATTTCCTGACGTGCAAAGAAGGGGTGTATGACGAAGAGATTAAATCCTTGGGCGGTGTGGTGCACCGGATGCCGTATGTAACAGAGGCAGGGCACCGAGGGTATATGCGCAGTTTGAAACAATTTTTTGTGGCACACCACTATCAGGTGGTGCATGCCCACATGGACAGAATGAGCGGATTGGTCATCCGTGAGGCGAAGAAAGCAGCTGTTCCGATCCGCATCGTCCACAGTCATAACACCGCAAGTGAAGGCGGGTTCTTGTCCAAAGGCTATAAATATTATGCAGGCCGTTCTATCAAGACGGACCACACCCATCTGTACGCATGTTCACAGGCTGCTGCAGACTGGCTGTTTCAGAAAGATGCGAGTCAGGCCCATATTTTAAAAAACGGCATAGATATTGATACCTTTCTATTTAATGAATCCAGTCGGCGTCAAATTCGAACGGCATTAAACATCCCTGATAATGCTTTTGTTTTAGGGCATGTTGGCCGGTTTAACAAACAGAAAAACCATGATGGGCTGATTGAGATCTTCGCGGAAGTTCATCAACAGCTGCCGCATGCCATTCTGTTATTGGCAGGAGACGGGGTCCTGAAGAAGAAAATTCAGAGCCGGGTGAATGCGTTGGGTTTAAATAACCATGTCCGGTTTCTTGGGGTGCGGGAGAATATACCTGAGTTGCTGCATGCGTTCGATCTGTTTGTGTTTCCGTCATTGCATGAAGGCCTACCGGTAACGTTGATTGAGGCCCAAGCAGCAGGATTGCCGTGTTTGATTTCTGACACCATTACAAGTGAAGTGGATTTGAACCTGCACCTGGTCCATTACTTACCGCTGTCAGATCACGCGGCCTGGTCGGACGCGATTCAGCTGTTGAGTTACAGAACACAGGCACGATTGATATCGGGGGAAGCATTGAAACAACATGGTTATGACATCAAACAAACGGCCGCCGATTTACAGGATGCTTATTTATCATATGGGAGTGAAGATCATGAAGCAGCTCACAATATTCACGCCTACGTATAA
- a CDS encoding glycosyltransferase family 4 protein, protein MKHSKRCQCKAKREVVPVTKTILYCATVDYHFKAFHLPEMQWFKQQGWDVHVAAAGDMELPFTDKKFTIDIHRSPFHVRNIKGYKQLRTIIDHHDYDFIHAHTPLGGVLARLTARSARKKGTKVIYTAHGFHFCKGVPFRNWLLYYPIEKGLSHYTDSLLTINKEDYNLALRRGFKAKEVHRVSGVGVDTSRFKPLPKHIKATEKKSLGFDADDFLLFNASEFNRNKNQQFLLSVVALLKRDIPNIRLILAGEGTMLEDCKAHAHHLGIADRVTFLGFRKDIEDLLPVCDVAVASSFREGLPVNIMEAMAAGLPVVATTNRGHNELVRNHREGYLLGPHEPELFAEKVKHLWAHKNLREHLGQQGRRTIEEAYSIDTVMLEKQLIYQRLMGTAQPTSYQSVIGR, encoded by the coding sequence ATGAAGCACAGCAAGCGATGCCAATGTAAGGCTAAAAGGGAGGTGGTGCCTGTGACAAAAACAATTCTTTACTGTGCGACAGTTGATTATCATTTCAAAGCGTTTCATTTACCGGAAATGCAATGGTTCAAACAGCAAGGGTGGGATGTGCATGTCGCAGCAGCAGGTGATATGGAATTGCCGTTTACAGACAAGAAATTCACAATCGACATTCACCGTTCACCGTTTCATGTCCGTAATATCAAAGGATACAAACAGCTGCGGACCATCATCGACCACCATGACTATGATTTTATTCATGCACACACACCGCTGGGAGGCGTGCTGGCCCGGCTGACCGCGAGAAGCGCCCGGAAAAAAGGGACGAAAGTCATTTATACAGCACACGGTTTTCACTTTTGCAAAGGGGTTCCGTTCAGAAACTGGCTGCTGTATTACCCGATTGAAAAAGGTCTTTCCCACTACACTGACAGCCTGCTTACCATTAATAAAGAAGATTACAATCTCGCACTCAGGCGCGGTTTCAAAGCTAAAGAAGTCCATCGCGTCAGTGGTGTAGGCGTCGACACCAGTCGATTTAAGCCATTGCCAAAACATATTAAAGCAACGGAAAAAAAGTCATTGGGATTTGATGCCGATGACTTTTTATTATTTAATGCATCTGAATTTAACCGTAATAAAAATCAGCAATTTTTGCTATCAGTGGTGGCATTGCTTAAAAGGGATATCCCGAATATAAGACTGATTCTGGCAGGAGAAGGCACAATGCTTGAAGACTGCAAAGCACACGCACACCATCTTGGGATTGCCGACAGAGTTACGTTTCTCGGTTTTCGGAAAGATATAGAAGACCTCTTGCCAGTATGTGATGTCGCAGTCGCATCAAGTTTCCGAGAAGGCCTGCCTGTTAACATTATGGAAGCAATGGCGGCCGGCCTGCCTGTGGTGGCAACAACGAATCGGGGGCATAACGAGCTGGTCCGGAATCATCGGGAGGGCTATTTGCTGGGGCCCCATGAACCGGAACTGTTCGCGGAGAAGGTAAAGCATTTATGGGCACATAAGAATCTTAGAGAACACCTCGGGCAGCAGGGGAGACGGACGATTGAAGAAGCTTATAGCATCGATACCGTAATGCTTGAAAAACAACTGATCTATCAACGGTTAATGGGAACAGCTCAACCAACGTCATATCAATCTGTCATTGGGAGGTGA
- a CDS encoding polysaccharide biosynthesis protein, giving the protein MSYKKRLSLFIVIDSIIVLSAIVASHYLVLASFNVFTISVIAFAAIILISHYLFSFYFKFYKKVWEYASIGELWTILKVATLAIISALMVDAIWFEPMSHRLMVATGLMYMVFLGGSRFLWRIFRDRIIPQTSDGKRTLIVGAGSAGTMVARQLLREQSQGLSPVAFIDDDFGKQQLDILSLPVAGGVKDIPNVVENFEIDHIIIAIPSLDRRDLNTIFKECAKTEAQTKILPAIEDLITGKVAFSQFRDVRVEDLLGRDPVEMDMTSIAKHITGKVVLITGGGGSIGSEIARQITMFRPEQLILLGHGENSIYQIEMELKHTCKHTEIEFVTEIAEIQDARKMEEVMSRHQPDVVYHAAAHKHVPLMERSPDEAVKNNMIGTMNVAKAAAREQVKTFVMVSTDKAVNPTSVMGASKRLAEMIIQDMGRGSRTKFVAVRFGNVLGSRGSVIPLFKRQIENGGPITITHPDMVRYFMTIPEASRLVIQAGALAKGGEIFVLDMGKPVKILDLATNLIKLSGFTLNDISIEFTGIRPGEKLFEELLNDGESHEEQIHPKIYIGKTTSLYMEEIEHIIHHYHIYSRNELRDELLQLANQTIPNEAQQAMPM; this is encoded by the coding sequence GTGTCTTACAAGAAACGGCTCAGTTTGTTCATTGTCATTGATTCTATTATTGTACTTAGTGCGATTGTGGCCAGTCATTATCTTGTGCTGGCGTCTTTCAACGTTTTTACCATATCGGTTATAGCTTTTGCCGCCATCATTTTAATCAGTCATTATTTGTTTTCATTTTACTTCAAATTCTATAAAAAGGTCTGGGAGTACGCCAGTATTGGAGAACTGTGGACCATATTGAAAGTTGCTACGTTGGCAATTATATCGGCTTTAATGGTTGATGCTATCTGGTTCGAGCCTATGTCGCACAGATTGATGGTAGCTACCGGCCTCATGTATATGGTTTTTCTAGGGGGCTCCAGGTTTCTATGGCGGATCTTTAGGGATCGGATCATTCCACAAACATCAGATGGAAAGCGCACACTGATTGTTGGTGCTGGATCAGCTGGAACAATGGTTGCACGACAGCTGCTAAGAGAGCAGAGTCAAGGGTTGAGTCCAGTTGCTTTTATTGACGATGATTTCGGGAAACAGCAATTAGATATTTTGAGTCTTCCAGTAGCAGGTGGCGTTAAAGACATTCCCAATGTGGTGGAGAATTTTGAAATCGATCATATTATTATTGCGATTCCCTCTCTTGACCGCCGAGATTTAAATACCATTTTCAAAGAATGTGCCAAAACAGAGGCACAAACCAAAATTCTGCCCGCTATAGAAGACTTGATTACCGGTAAAGTGGCCTTCAGTCAGTTTCGTGACGTGCGGGTGGAGGACTTGCTTGGCCGTGATCCAGTGGAAATGGATATGACATCAATAGCAAAGCATATTACCGGAAAAGTGGTGCTGATCACTGGTGGCGGCGGTTCGATTGGGTCAGAGATTGCCAGACAAATTACGATGTTTCGTCCGGAGCAACTGATTCTGCTGGGACATGGTGAGAATAGCATCTATCAGATTGAAATGGAATTAAAGCATACATGCAAACATACTGAGATAGAGTTTGTGACAGAAATCGCGGAAATTCAGGATGCCCGTAAAATGGAAGAGGTTATGTCCAGGCACCAACCCGATGTGGTGTATCATGCAGCGGCCCACAAGCACGTGCCTTTAATGGAGCGAAGTCCGGATGAAGCGGTGAAGAATAATATGATTGGTACGATGAATGTTGCCAAAGCCGCTGCCCGTGAGCAGGTGAAAACCTTTGTAATGGTCTCCACCGATAAAGCCGTAAATCCGACCAGTGTGATGGGAGCCTCCAAACGGCTTGCGGAAATGATCATCCAGGATATGGGGAGGGGCAGCCGGACCAAATTTGTAGCGGTTCGTTTTGGCAATGTGCTGGGAAGCCGAGGGAGTGTGATTCCTTTATTTAAACGGCAAATTGAAAATGGCGGACCTATTACGATTACACACCCTGACATGGTGCGCTATTTCATGACCATCCCAGAAGCGTCGAGATTGGTTATCCAGGCCGGGGCATTGGCAAAAGGCGGTGAGATTTTTGTGCTGGATATGGGAAAGCCGGTTAAGATATTAGACTTGGCGACTAACCTGATCAAGCTTTCCGGATTCACGTTGAACGACATCAGCATTGAGTTCACCGGGATCAGGCCGGGCGAAAAATTATTTGAAGAATTATTAAATGACGGTGAAAGTCATGAGGAACAAATCCATCCGAAAATTTATATCGGAAAAACAACCAGCCTTTATATGGAAGAAATCGAACATATTATTCATCATTACCACATATACAGCCGCAACGAATTACGAGACGAACTGCTGCAACTTGCCAATCAGACGATACCAAATGAAGCACAGCAAGCGATGCCAATGTAA
- a CDS encoding polysaccharide biosynthesis tyrosine autokinase, whose translation MNAFKQDHDSKGLTEKDIDLKAHFNVFKKRYWIIIVMLLLGLAGGYYLAEKNSTPSYETSTRIVVDSDGEFMKTLMVMITDPIIMEKVKDDLNLSKSSAGIANQIKVERLEDSQVILISVTDQDPAVAVQIANTTARVFKNEIVDLLEFEGVQLLSKAALNDEPINQNQTKLLILTLLGGLMAGIGLAYLLESLDGSVKNEQEVEDILGVPILGTVSNMKKKKLTKDKHEQDTQETSEDRGISLILSRKTKEAPLKRANLITYSNSTSVISDQFRTIRASIQFVTAWKKKHVFLVTSPGKGEGKSTMIANLAVSMTQQNEKILLIDANMRKPMIHRIFNLPNEEGLTNVLSNSASFLSALNQTGIGNLDILTSGSEAANPPELLGSASMNALLKEVVRHYDAILIDSPGLLESTETRVLANQCDGVVLVLNQGKTAQNKTAEAGKVLHLAHAHLMGVIMNNR comes from the coding sequence ATGAACGCATTTAAGCAAGACCACGATTCTAAAGGGCTCACTGAGAAAGACATTGATTTGAAAGCCCATTTTAATGTTTTTAAAAAACGGTATTGGATCATCATCGTGATGCTGCTGCTTGGCTTGGCCGGGGGTTACTATCTAGCGGAAAAGAACAGTACACCCTCTTACGAAACGTCAACACGTATTGTAGTCGATTCCGACGGAGAATTTATGAAAACCCTGATGGTCATGATCACAGACCCTATTATTATGGAAAAAGTTAAAGATGATTTGAATCTCTCAAAGTCTTCTGCGGGCATTGCCAATCAAATTAAAGTTGAACGACTGGAAGATTCACAGGTGATTTTAATTTCGGTGACAGACCAGGATCCAGCTGTAGCAGTACAGATTGCCAATACGACCGCACGTGTTTTTAAAAATGAAATTGTTGATCTCCTTGAATTCGAAGGTGTTCAGCTGTTGTCAAAAGCCGCATTAAATGATGAACCCATTAACCAAAATCAAACGAAATTGCTGATTTTGACCTTGCTGGGTGGGTTGATGGCAGGAATCGGGTTAGCCTATCTGCTGGAATCACTTGATGGTTCAGTTAAAAATGAACAGGAAGTGGAGGATATACTGGGCGTCCCGATCCTTGGTACTGTTTCAAATATGAAGAAAAAGAAGTTGACGAAAGATAAACATGAACAGGATACACAGGAAACGTCAGAAGACAGGGGGATTTCATTGATATTGAGCCGGAAAACAAAAGAAGCGCCATTAAAGCGGGCGAATCTAATCACATACTCTAACAGCACATCGGTTATTTCAGATCAATTCCGTACCATTCGGGCGAGCATCCAGTTTGTGACTGCCTGGAAAAAGAAACACGTCTTCCTGGTTACATCTCCTGGGAAAGGGGAGGGGAAATCGACCATGATTGCGAATCTAGCGGTTTCCATGACCCAGCAAAATGAAAAGATCTTATTAATCGATGCCAATATGCGCAAGCCGATGATTCACCGCATTTTCAACTTGCCGAATGAAGAGGGGTTAACAAATGTTTTATCAAATAGCGCATCATTTCTAAGTGCCCTTAATCAAACGGGTATTGGGAATTTGGATATATTAACGAGTGGATCTGAGGCGGCTAACCCGCCGGAATTGCTTGGGAGTGCGAGCATGAATGCGTTGTTGAAGGAGGTTGTCCGGCATTATGATGCGATTTTGATTGATTCACCAGGATTGCTGGAGTCCACCGAAACGCGGGTGCTGGCCAATCAATGTGACGGTGTTGTGCTTGTCCTAAACCAGGGCAAAACCGCACAGAACAAAACAGCCGAAGCCGGCAAAGTTCTACACCTAGCCCACGCCCACCTCATGGGCGTCATCATGAATAATCGGTAG
- the rfbB gene encoding dTDP-glucose 4,6-dehydratase, whose protein sequence is MNILVTGGAGFIGANFVKYMLGHYDYTIVNLDLLTYAGHLSNLKDVESDQRHHFIQGDITDQALVEDILLKYDIDAVINFAAESHVDRSIENPNIFLKTNVLGTQILLEAARRHWKTAHGDTYSQSYQQGKKFIQISTDEVYGTLGKDGYFTEKTCLAPNSPYSASKASADMLVRSYFKTYGLPVNITRCSNNYGPLQHPEKLIPLMIHNALRDQELPVYGDGKQVRDWLYVDDHCRAIDAVLHKGVVGEVYNIGGHNEKENIYIVKQILAHLIKDQKLIKHVEDRLGHDFRYAIDHTKITRELNWRPGYTFEEGLRKTIDWYLTNDDWLRRVLSGHNDNAEKELFVKEIQEK, encoded by the coding sequence ATGAATATACTCGTAACCGGAGGCGCCGGTTTTATCGGTGCAAACTTTGTGAAATACATGCTCGGTCATTATGATTACACCATCGTAAATCTCGATCTGCTTACCTATGCCGGCCATCTTAGCAATCTGAAAGACGTTGAAAGCGATCAGCGCCATCACTTTATTCAGGGGGATATTACTGATCAAGCCCTCGTGGAAGACATATTACTGAAGTATGATATTGATGCCGTCATTAATTTTGCAGCGGAATCCCATGTGGACCGGAGTATAGAAAATCCGAACATTTTTCTTAAAACAAATGTACTCGGGACGCAAATATTGCTGGAGGCTGCCAGACGTCATTGGAAAACGGCCCATGGGGACACTTACAGCCAGTCTTATCAACAAGGTAAAAAGTTTATTCAAATTTCCACGGATGAAGTATACGGAACACTTGGCAAGGACGGTTACTTTACAGAAAAAACATGTCTGGCACCAAACAGTCCTTATTCAGCATCCAAGGCATCGGCCGATATGCTGGTCAGATCTTATTTCAAGACATACGGTCTGCCTGTCAATATTACGCGCTGCTCGAACAACTATGGCCCTTTACAACACCCGGAAAAGTTAATTCCGCTCATGATTCATAACGCGCTCCGCGATCAGGAACTGCCTGTTTATGGGGACGGGAAACAGGTGAGAGACTGGCTTTATGTCGACGATCATTGCCGGGCTATTGATGCGGTTTTGCATAAAGGGGTTGTTGGGGAAGTCTATAATATTGGCGGTCATAATGAAAAAGAAAACATTTATATCGTCAAGCAGATTCTTGCACATCTCATTAAAGATCAAAAATTGATCAAACATGTTGAAGACCGGTTGGGACATGATTTCAGATATGCCATTGACCACACAAAAATTACCAGAGAACTGAACTGGAGACCAGGCTACACTTTTGAAGAAGGCCTGCGCAAAACCATTGACTGGTATTTAACCAATGATGATTGGTTAAGACGCGTTCTTTCTGGCCATAATGATAACGCCGAAAAAGAGCTTTTTGTAAAAGAAATTCAGGAAAAATGA
- a CDS encoding DUF2254 domain-containing protein encodes MKGVVLVKNSKVWINVRESFWFLPAVYGLSAIMLVFLTNILDAWLVSSFKDNIPKQIITGKDTAKKLYATLVTAILTMTTISFSVIMVVLTTYASQFSPRVLQDFMKSRVTQHVLGIYCSGFLFALLLLLLIDYGKPLLGPASMVVIAILNLGAFVYFIHHTARWLQVNRLVGMIEEKGTKAIKEMTKEKQTYYEYSSWNKDEINQYRNQAKSVLTAKRSGYIQSINWSGMIECAKKHDVAVDLHVQVGSFITHDLPIMNVYATEQTEAVEQLRSFLIVGKERTDVQDVEFTIQKIGEIALRAISPSTNDPHTAVNCINRIGGLLIELGDSQKETPYLADDQNNLRVIHKTKSFEEYLYKSFYQIRHYGQNDISVIYGILEVLYKIARSSDPVIKDKIWSFHFYILDVVDWNHLSNLDREHLNEIYIKLKECCA; translated from the coding sequence TTGAAAGGTGTTGTTTTGGTGAAGAACTCAAAAGTATGGATAAATGTTAGAGAAAGTTTTTGGTTTCTGCCCGCGGTTTATGGCCTTTCCGCAATCATGCTCGTTTTCTTAACGAATATACTGGATGCATGGTTGGTATCGAGTTTTAAGGATAACATCCCAAAGCAGATTATCACGGGAAAAGATACGGCAAAAAAATTATATGCAACACTTGTGACGGCTATTCTTACAATGACAACGATTAGCTTTTCAGTCATCATGGTTGTTTTGACAACATATGCGTCCCAATTCTCACCGAGAGTCTTGCAGGACTTCATGAAAAGCCGGGTCACTCAGCATGTACTGGGCATTTATTGTTCTGGTTTTCTTTTCGCACTGCTCCTACTGCTTCTGATCGATTATGGCAAGCCCCTGCTCGGCCCAGCCTCTATGGTGGTCATTGCGATCCTCAACTTAGGTGCTTTTGTCTATTTCATTCACCATACGGCACGTTGGCTGCAGGTGAATCGTTTGGTCGGCATGATTGAGGAAAAAGGCACGAAAGCCATTAAGGAAATGACAAAAGAAAAGCAAACTTATTATGAATACAGTTCCTGGAACAAAGATGAAATCAATCAATATCGCAATCAAGCAAAATCTGTTCTCACTGCCAAGCGTTCGGGCTATATCCAAAGCATTAATTGGAGCGGAATGATCGAATGTGCCAAGAAACATGATGTTGCAGTTGATCTTCATGTCCAGGTCGGAAGTTTCATAACACATGATTTGCCAATTATGAATGTGTATGCCACAGAACAGACAGAAGCAGTTGAGCAACTTCGATCTTTTTTAATTGTGGGCAAAGAGCGCACAGACGTTCAAGACGTCGAGTTCACCATTCAAAAAATCGGCGAAATTGCGCTTCGGGCCATCTCTCCTTCAACAAATGACCCGCATACCGCCGTCAATTGCATCAACAGGATCGGTGGGTTATTAATTGAACTCGGGGATTCGCAAAAAGAAACACCATATTTAGCAGATGACCAGAACAATCTGCGCGTGATCCACAAAACAAAGAGTTTTGAAGAATACTTGTACAAAAGTTTTTATCAAATACGCCATTATGGACAAAATGATATTTCCGTCATTTATGGCATTTTAGAGGTCCTTTACAAAATTGCACGTTCCAGTGACCCCGTTATAAAAGATAAAATCTGGTCCTTCCACTTTTACATCCTGGATGTTGTGGATTGGAACCACCTATCCAACTTGGACCGGGAACATTTGAATGAGATCTATATCAAGTTAAAAGAGTGTTGTGCTTGA
- a CDS encoding Tm-1-like ATP-binding domain-containing protein: protein MVKTIALAGTMDSKGKEFLFVKELIESLGFNTLIIHTGVFEPSIPIDVSNSDIASAVGANITDLAENKDRARATEVLSQGMEKILPELYEAGKFDGILSLGGTGGTSMVTPGMRALPVGVPKVMVSTVASGNTEPYVGTSDIVMVPSIVDVAGLNVISTKVFSNAVFAITGMLSHESKTPEDRKPLIAATMFGLTTPCINHAKAYLEEKGYEVLVFHATGVGGQTMESLIEEGFFDGVLDMTTTELADELVGGVLTAGPHRLEAAGTHGVPQVISPGAMDMINFGPYESVPEQFSKRNFYKHNPTVTLMRTTQEENAELGRILAEKLNQARGNTSFFIPLQGFSGLSKKGQAFHSPENDAALISALKQNIDQDKVTMHEMATDINDKAFAEAAAEELVTLIERNKGAK, encoded by the coding sequence ATGGTTAAAACGATCGCTTTAGCTGGAACTATGGATTCGAAAGGCAAAGAGTTTTTATTTGTGAAAGAACTAATTGAATCATTGGGATTCAATACTCTTATTATTCATACTGGAGTATTTGAACCATCTATCCCTATTGATGTCTCTAACAGTGATATCGCATCAGCTGTCGGAGCAAATATTACAGATCTTGCAGAGAATAAAGATCGAGCTCGTGCAACAGAAGTGCTGTCTCAAGGAATGGAAAAGATACTGCCTGAATTATATGAGGCAGGCAAATTTGATGGCATTTTATCACTTGGCGGAACGGGTGGAACTTCTATGGTAACCCCTGGCATGCGGGCGCTGCCTGTTGGGGTCCCTAAAGTTATGGTCTCGACTGTAGCCTCTGGCAACACTGAACCTTATGTAGGTACGAGTGACATTGTTATGGTTCCTTCTATTGTCGACGTGGCCGGTCTCAACGTCATATCCACTAAAGTATTTTCAAATGCTGTTTTTGCTATTACAGGCATGCTCTCTCATGAAAGTAAAACACCGGAAGACAGAAAACCTCTCATAGCAGCAACAATGTTCGGTTTAACCACGCCTTGCATTAACCATGCAAAAGCTTATCTTGAAGAAAAAGGATATGAAGTACTTGTTTTTCATGCAACAGGCGTGGGTGGACAAACAATGGAGAGCCTAATTGAAGAGGGATTTTTTGATGGTGTTCTTGACATGACTACTACAGAACTCGCAGATGAGTTGGTTGGTGGCGTTTTAACAGCAGGGCCCCACCGCTTAGAGGCTGCAGGAACTCACGGAGTGCCTCAAGTAATTTCTCCCGGAGCTATGGATATGATAAACTTCGGACCATACGAATCTGTACCTGAACAATTTTCTAAGAGAAATTTTTATAAACATAACCCAACTGTCACATTAATGCGAACAACTCAAGAAGAAAACGCTGAGTTGGGAAGAATACTTGCAGAAAAGCTTAACCAAGCGAGAGGAAACACCTCTTTTTTCATCCCTTTACAAGGCTTTTCTGGTCTAAGTAAAAAAGGCCAAGCTTTTCACAGCCCAGAAAATGATGCTGCTCTGATCAGTGCCCTTAAACAAAATATCGACCAAGATAAAGTAACCATGCACGAGATGGCTACCGACATCAATGACAAAGCGTTCGCCGAAGCAGCAGCGGAAGAACTTGTAACACTTATAGAACGAAATAAAGGAGCGAAATAA
- a CDS encoding phosphoenolpyruvate hydrolase family protein, with protein MIEKKDILNRFKAEIEKGNTLLGVGAGTGITAKSSEAGGADMLIIYNSGRYRMAGRGSLAGLLSYGDANQIVVEMGSEVLPVVQNTPVLAGVNGTDPFRVMDVFLAQLKDQGFSGVQNFPTVGLIDGAFRQNLEETGMGYDLEVDMIKKAHDLDMLTTPYVFDEEQAVKMTKAGADILVAHMGLTTKGTIGAKTALTLDDCVNKIQGIVDAGKSINPDIMVICHGGPIAEPDDAAYIINKVDGIVGFFGASSIERFAAEKGIKEQSQAFKSIKK; from the coding sequence ATGATAGAAAAAAAAGATATTCTTAACCGTTTTAAGGCTGAAATTGAGAAGGGAAACACCTTGCTCGGCGTGGGAGCAGGGACTGGCATTACAGCCAAAAGCAGTGAAGCAGGCGGAGCTGACATGCTAATCATTTATAATTCAGGACGTTACCGTATGGCAGGCCGTGGATCATTGGCAGGGTTGCTTTCCTATGGAGATGCCAATCAAATTGTAGTAGAGATGGGAAGCGAGGTCCTTCCCGTTGTACAAAATACCCCCGTACTCGCGGGAGTTAATGGTACTGATCCTTTTAGAGTGATGGACGTATTCTTAGCCCAATTAAAAGATCAGGGTTTCAGTGGTGTACAAAACTTTCCAACAGTAGGCCTAATCGATGGTGCATTTAGGCAAAACCTTGAAGAAACCGGTATGGGATACGATCTGGAAGTTGATATGATTAAAAAAGCTCATGACTTGGATATGTTGACAACCCCATATGTTTTTGATGAAGAGCAAGCTGTAAAAATGACAAAAGCAGGAGCAGATATATTAGTTGCTCACATGGGTCTCACGACCAAAGGAACCATTGGCGCAAAAACAGCACTGACCCTTGATGATTGTGTCAACAAGATACAAGGTATTGTAGATGCAGGTAAATCTATCAACCCAGATATTATGGTGATTTGTCACGGCGGACCAATTGCAGAGCCTGATGATGCTGCGTACATCATTAATAAAGTTGATGGTATTGTAGGATTTTTTGGAGCTTCAAGCATTGAACGTTTCGCTGCTGAAAAAGGTATAAAAGAACAATCACAGGCTTTTAAAAGTATTAAAAAGTAG